In Lachnospiraceae bacterium, one DNA window encodes the following:
- a CDS encoding TIR domain-containing protein, with product MPTLYDYRLFISHAWKYGADYDNLVKLLNNANYFSYRNYSAPREKPLFPAGTPATNAEIRRLITQKIAPSQITIVIAGMYTSYREWMQYEIDESVRMGKPILGIRPWGNTMMPAYVSLYANETVGWNTDSIVSAIRRLV from the coding sequence ATGCCAACTTTATACGATTACAGATTATTTATCAGCCACGCATGGAAATATGGTGCCGATTACGACAATCTTGTTAAATTGCTGAATAATGCCAATTACTTTTCATATCGCAATTATTCAGCCCCACGTGAGAAACCTCTGTTCCCAGCAGGAACACCAGCCACAAATGCTGAAATCAGAAGGCTTATCACGCAAAAAATCGCCCCATCTCAAATAACAATCGTCATTGCAGGTATGTACACTTCTTATCGCGAATGGATGCAATATGAAATTGATGAATCTGTGCGAATGGGCAAGCCAATTCTCGGCATCCGTCCATGGGGCAATACTATGATGCCCGCATATGTATCTTTGTATGCCAATGAGACTGTTGGATGGAACACAGACTCCATCGTTTCTGCTATCCGCAGGCTCGTATAA
- a CDS encoding PGDYG domain-containing protein encodes MKFRKKPVIVDAYQIDHEEIIHTLEGDMKASPGDWIITGVNGEKYPCKPDIFEKTYERIN; translated from the coding sequence ATGAAATTTCGTAAAAAACCAGTAATCGTTGATGCTTATCAAATCGATCATGAGGAAATAATTCACACATTAGAAGGCGATATGAAAGCATCCCCGGGAGACTGGATCATTACTGGTGTAAACGGGGAAAAATATCCCTGCAAGCCGGATATTTTTGAAAAGACTTATGAGCGTATTAATTAG
- a CDS encoding DUF4231 domain-containing protein, with protein MMDINEYISTRLDPQIKWYDEKSVHAQKRYKQFQVVEIILAAFIPLLSGYTSLCDLIPIIIGILGAIIVIIESVTKLYKYHENWIQYRSTCEMLLYQKHLYLTRSFPYNPNDETVDNIFIKNVEEIMSAENRHWKSINTAEKGNSKQDAN; from the coding sequence ATGATGGACATCAATGAATATATTTCAACTCGACTTGATCCGCAAATTAAATGGTATGATGAAAAATCAGTACACGCGCAAAAAAGATATAAACAATTTCAAGTAGTCGAAATCATTCTTGCCGCGTTCATACCTCTATTGTCCGGTTACACCTCATTGTGTGATTTAATACCTATAATCATTGGTATTCTGGGTGCAATCATTGTGATTATCGAATCCGTTACAAAACTGTACAAGTATCATGAGAACTGGATTCAATACCGTTCCACCTGCGAAATGTTACTCTATCAAAAGCATTTGTACTTGACACGTTCTTTCCCTTACAATCCCAATGACGAGACTGTTGATAATATTTTTATCAAAAATGTGGAAGAGATCATGTCCGCAGAAAACCGCCATTGGAAAAGCATCAACACTGCAGAAAAAGGTAACTCAAAGCAGGATGCTAATTAA
- a CDS encoding Uma2 family endonuclease — translation MPLLKNDQYTSEDYWNLPEGTRAELIDGKLYDMAPPSRIHQQLVMELAGTIREYIKKNHGNCQIYPAPFAVNLDADDKDWVEPDISVICDPNKLTDRGCSGAPDLIFEIVSPSSRKLDYGIKNGIYSQSGVREYWIVDPAKERVTVYHYEDDAAPVIYSFTQDIPVGIYPGLTIKINELLENY, via the coding sequence ATGCCACTCTTAAAAAACGATCAGTATACATCTGAAGACTACTGGAACCTGCCGGAAGGTACAAGAGCCGAACTCATTGACGGAAAACTGTATGACATGGCACCACCCAGCCGGATCCACCAACAGCTTGTTATGGAACTGGCCGGAACTATCCGTGAATATATAAAGAAGAACCATGGCAACTGCCAAATATACCCCGCCCCATTCGCTGTCAACCTTGACGCCGATGATAAAGACTGGGTAGAGCCAGATATTTCCGTGATCTGTGATCCAAATAAGCTCACTGATCGGGGATGCTCCGGAGCTCCTGACCTCATTTTCGAGATCGTGTCCCCATCCAGTCGCAAACTGGACTACGGGATAAAAAACGGCATTTATTCTCAGTCTGGTGTCCGCGAATACTGGATTGTGGATCCTGCGAAAGAGCGTGTTACTGTTTACCATTACGAAGATGATGCGGCTCCCGTAATCTACTCCTTCACGCAGGATATTCCGGTCGGAATCTATCCGGGGCTGACGATCAAAATTAATGAGCTGTTGGAAAACTACTAA
- a CDS encoding DUF5067 domain-containing protein has translation MKKVKLFFAVGVASAALSMTSFAGEWKQDASGWWYQNDDGSYPTNTWKEINGKQYYFDNNGYILTNTSTPDGQKVDASGALITPLFSFDTDDAKITYTGWKLASDYDGYSCVILYYDFTNKKSESQSALLADYYITAFQNGVECDTTWLSYDNRDEALDNYSKKVTQGTTIKVGKAYRIKDKTPLTLEIKELFKWNNPNVQTVTLNIG, from the coding sequence ATGAAAAAAGTAAAGTTATTTTTCGCTGTCGGTGTTGCATCTGCTGCCCTTTCTATGACCTCCTTTGCAGGAGAATGGAAACAGGATGCTTCTGGTTGGTGGTACCAAAATGATGATGGAAGTTATCCAACAAACACCTGGAAAGAAATAAATGGAAAACAATATTATTTTGATAATAACGGTTACATTTTAACCAACACCTCTACCCCTGATGGTCAGAAAGTCGATGCCAGTGGTGCACTGATAACCCCACTTTTTAGTTTTGATACAGATGATGCCAAAATTACTTATACCGGTTGGAAACTTGCATCTGATTATGATGGCTATAGTTGCGTTATACTGTATTATGATTTTACAAATAAAAAATCTGAATCCCAGAGCGCACTCTTAGCTGATTATTACATTACAGCATTTCAAAATGGTGTTGAATGTGATACCACATGGCTTTCATACGATAATCGTGACGAAGCATTAGACAACTATTCAAAAAAAGTTACTCAGGGAACTACTATAAAAGTTGGAAAAGCTTATCGAATAAAGGATAAAACACCTTTAACATTAGAAATTAAAGAACTTTTTAAATGGAATAATCCCAACGTTCAAACGGTTACATTAAACATTGGCTAA
- a CDS encoding ImmA/IrrE family metallo-endopeptidase, which yields MEDLMRVKRLVAYCTKKCGTSDPFEIADHLGILYQIGNCEHEGCYMFLKNHRYIFLSNRLDRTELNLVMAHELGHALLDRKANCYFIRNKTLLLVSKLERRANLFAAYLLISDDMLQDYTGYTQDQFCQCTGYPKELIELRLK from the coding sequence ATGGAAGATTTAATGCGGGTCAAACGGCTCGTTGCGTACTGTACCAAAAAGTGCGGTACATCTGATCCTTTTGAAATTGCAGACCATCTGGGGATTCTTTACCAAATTGGAAACTGTGAACATGAAGGCTGCTACATGTTTTTAAAAAACCACAGATATATTTTTTTAAGTAATCGTCTGGACCGGACTGAGTTGAACTTAGTCATGGCCCATGAATTAGGCCATGCTCTTCTGGACCGAAAGGCCAACTGCTATTTTATCCGGAATAAAACGTTGCTCCTAGTCTCCAAATTAGAGCGCCGGGCCAATCTCTTTGCGGCTTATCTACTAATATCAGATGATATGCTACAAGATTATACCGGATACACTCAGGATCAATTCTGCCAGTGTACGGGATACCCTAAAGAACTTATTGAATTAAGGTTAAAATAG
- a CDS encoding helix-turn-helix domain-containing protein encodes MKERIKELCKNKKISMNMLEQELGFGKGYISKLGQSTPNAAKIKKIADYFDVTVDYLMTGKEDATQEKAPELTARDERDIAKDLNNIMEKLTSGESGPASYDGEPLDPEAAALFKDELEIALRRLKLINKEKYTPKKYKK; translated from the coding sequence ATGAAAGAACGAATTAAAGAATTATGCAAAAACAAAAAAATATCTATGAATATGCTCGAACAAGAATTAGGATTCGGGAAAGGCTATATAAGTAAGTTGGGGCAAAGCACGCCTAACGCGGCAAAAATCAAAAAAATAGCCGACTATTTTGATGTGACAGTTGATTATCTCATGACAGGGAAAGAAGATGCTACGCAAGAAAAAGCCCCAGAGCTTACCGCCCGGGACGAAAGAGATATTGCAAAAGACCTGAACAACATTATGGAAAAGCTTACATCTGGCGAATCTGGACCAGCCAGTTATGACGGTGAACCTCTGGATCCAGAGGCCGCCGCTCTTTTTAAAGATGAGCTGGAAATTGCCCTTCGCAGACTGAAGCTGATTAACAAGGAAAAATATACTCCCAAGAAGTACAAAAAGTAG
- a CDS encoding XRE family transcriptional regulator: MSEILIYDNVCREAKKSGTSINALEKDCGLAIGSVCKWNSVSPTVRNLKKVADRLGVAIEDLLE, from the coding sequence TTGAGCGAGATTTTGATTTACGACAATGTTTGCCGTGAGGCAAAGAAATCTGGGACTTCGATAAATGCACTGGAGAAAGATTGTGGATTAGCTATCGGTAGCGTGTGTAAGTGGAATTCAGTAAGTCCGACGGTGAGGAACTTGAAAAAAGTAGCTGATCGTTTAGGTGTTGCAATCGAGGACCTGCTGGAATAA
- a CDS encoding AAA family ATPase encodes MAMKINKLEIENVKRVKAVKIEPTANGLTIIGGNNNQGKTSVLDAIAWALGGDKYRPSKAQREGSVIPPNLHIVMSNGLVVERKGKNSTLKVTDPQGQKAGQQLLNEFVEQLALDLPKFMEASDREKAGILLNIIGVGDQLAQLEKEEKELYSERTYVGRTADQKEKYAKEQPYYPDVPTVPVSAAELIRKQQEILAQNGENQRKRERRHQLEQEMQRVTDQIQELLRKQAELEADLKIARSTSENLQDESTAELERNIAEVEETNRKVRANLDKDKAEEDAKGYREQYNALTGKIQEVRDKKLELLKKADLPLPGLTVEDGELVYNGQKWDDMSGSEQLKVSTAIVRRLNPNCGFVLMDKLEQMDLHTLQEFGKWLEAEGLQAIATRVSTGDECSIIIEDGYVAGQPHTEEKKEWKAGVF; translated from the coding sequence ATGGCAATGAAAATTAACAAGCTTGAGATTGAGAACGTCAAGCGTGTAAAGGCAGTAAAGATCGAACCGACAGCAAATGGGCTTACGATCATTGGTGGAAACAATAACCAGGGCAAGACCTCTGTCCTGGATGCGATCGCCTGGGCTTTAGGCGGGGACAAATACCGTCCGTCCAAGGCTCAGAGGGAAGGCTCCGTGATCCCGCCAAACCTTCATATAGTCATGAGCAATGGTCTGGTAGTGGAACGCAAGGGTAAGAACAGCACGTTAAAGGTAACAGATCCACAGGGACAGAAGGCCGGGCAGCAGCTTTTGAATGAGTTTGTGGAACAGCTGGCACTGGATCTTCCGAAATTTATGGAGGCTTCTGACAGGGAAAAGGCAGGTATCCTGTTAAACATCATCGGTGTGGGAGACCAGCTGGCCCAGTTGGAAAAGGAAGAAAAGGAACTTTATAGTGAGCGTACCTATGTGGGGCGCACGGCAGACCAGAAAGAGAAGTATGCAAAAGAACAGCCTTATTATCCGGATGTCCCAACAGTCCCAGTCTCAGCAGCGGAACTGATCCGCAAACAGCAGGAGATCCTGGCACAGAACGGGGAAAACCAGAGAAAACGTGAAAGGCGCCACCAGCTGGAGCAGGAGATGCAGCGTGTCACGGATCAGATCCAGGAGCTTTTAAGGAAGCAGGCAGAGCTGGAAGCGGATCTTAAGATCGCCCGGTCGACCAGTGAGAACCTGCAGGATGAGTCTACCGCAGAACTGGAACGAAACATTGCAGAAGTGGAAGAGACCAACCGGAAAGTACGGGCCAACCTGGATAAAGACAAGGCAGAAGAAGATGCCAAAGGATACCGGGAACAGTACAATGCACTGACCGGAAAGATCCAGGAGGTACGGGATAAAAAGCTGGAACTGTTAAAGAAAGCAGATCTGCCGCTTCCAGGACTGACGGTTGAGGATGGGGAACTGGTCTACAATGGTCAGAAATGGGACGACATGTCCGGATCCGAACAGCTTAAGGTATCTACCGCGATCGTACGCCGGTTAAATCCGAACTGTGGCTTTGTGCTCATGGACAAACTGGAACAGATGGACCTGCATACCCTGCAGGAGTTTGGAAAGTGGCTGGAGGCAGAAGGTCTCCAGGCGATCGCTACCAGGGTATCTACGGGGGACGAGTGCAGCATTATCATCGAAGACGGGTATGTGGCAGGACAGCCCCATACCGAAGAAAAGAAAGAATGGAAAGCAGGTGTTTTTTAA
- a CDS encoding ATP-binding protein, with translation MEIIRGKQPGAKKTVIYGPEGIGKSTLASCFPDPLFIDTEGSTRDMDIARTKEPSSWMMLMEQVMYVKNHPDICKTLVIDTADWAEMLCISQICDKNHKSSIEEFGYGKGYTYVQEEFGRLLNLLTEVIKVGVNVVLTAHAKMRKFEQPDELGAYDRWEMKLSKGVAPMVKEWADMVLFANYKTMVVNVDGQGVQKGKNKAQGGKRVMYTTHHSCWDAKNRYSLPDEVPFTYESIRQILEPGAARAEERQEVKQPGPIQETQPAPPVRPVETVKHPETASSNKGNEKPAEEKKGIAPVEGSKGDVKPDGRSALDPRLPKRLRDLMIANDVCEWDIQNVCEAKGYVPVDTPLYMYEEVNPGFVDGVLVGAWDQVYAAIREMKEKDSLVFN, from the coding sequence ATGGAGATCATCAGAGGAAAACAGCCGGGAGCAAAGAAGACCGTGATCTACGGTCCGGAAGGGATCGGGAAGTCTACACTGGCTTCCTGCTTCCCGGATCCGCTGTTCATTGATACAGAAGGTTCCACCAGGGATATGGATATCGCGCGTACCAAAGAGCCAAGCAGCTGGATGATGCTCATGGAGCAGGTCATGTATGTAAAGAACCATCCGGATATCTGCAAGACCCTGGTCATTGATACGGCGGACTGGGCTGAGATGCTCTGCATTTCCCAGATATGTGATAAGAACCACAAGAGCAGCATTGAGGAGTTTGGATATGGAAAAGGGTATACCTATGTCCAGGAAGAATTTGGGCGTCTTTTAAACCTGCTCACAGAAGTGATCAAGGTGGGGGTAAACGTGGTCCTTACAGCCCATGCAAAGATGCGGAAGTTTGAACAGCCGGATGAGCTGGGAGCCTATGACCGCTGGGAGATGAAGCTGAGTAAAGGCGTAGCGCCCATGGTAAAAGAGTGGGCGGATATGGTACTGTTTGCAAATTATAAGACCATGGTGGTGAACGTGGACGGCCAGGGAGTCCAGAAGGGAAAGAATAAAGCCCAGGGTGGAAAACGTGTCATGTATACCACCCACCACAGCTGCTGGGACGCAAAGAACCGCTACAGCCTTCCGGATGAAGTGCCTTTTACATATGAGAGCATCCGGCAGATCCTGGAACCGGGAGCAGCCCGGGCAGAGGAGAGGCAGGAGGTAAAACAGCCAGGTCCTATACAGGAGACACAGCCAGCACCACCTGTCAGACCGGTAGAAACGGTAAAACATCCGGAGACAGCCAGTAGTAACAAGGGCAATGAAAAACCTGCAGAAGAAAAGAAAGGCATTGCGCCTGTGGAGGGCAGCAAAGGGGATGTAAAGCCGGATGGAAGATCGGCACTGGATCCACGTCTCCCAAAGAGACTGCGGGACCTGATGATCGCCAATGATGTGTGCGAATGGGATATACAGAACGTATGTGAAGCCAAGGGATATGTACCGGTGGATACGCCCCTTTACATGTATGAAGAGGTCAATCCGGGCTTTGTGGACGGCGTTCTGGTAGGTGCCTGGGACCAGGTGTATGCGGCGATCAGGGAAATGAAAGAAAAGGATTCTTTAGTATTTAATTAA
- a CDS encoding DUF669 domain-containing protein, which yields MADLGKEIGWDDAIENEGTEPLPEGTYEFTVASMERAHFGGSEKMAPCNVANLDLLIKDKDGKEHHVFDSLYLNSKAEWRLSQFFLCIGQKKKGEALRPNWNEVPCSTGKVEVMINEYVDKNGNKRRNNRVSRYLEYEPKQFKAGVF from the coding sequence ATGGCAGATTTAGGAAAAGAGATCGGCTGGGATGATGCAATCGAGAATGAAGGGACTGAGCCCCTTCCGGAAGGGACTTATGAATTTACAGTGGCATCCATGGAACGCGCCCATTTCGGAGGAAGCGAGAAGATGGCACCCTGTAACGTGGCGAACCTGGACCTTCTGATCAAGGATAAGGACGGCAAGGAACACCATGTATTTGACAGCCTGTACCTGAACTCAAAGGCAGAGTGGAGACTGAGCCAGTTCTTCTTATGCATTGGACAGAAGAAGAAAGGGGAAGCACTGCGGCCTAACTGGAATGAAGTGCCATGCTCTACCGGCAAGGTGGAAGTCATGATCAATGAATATGTGGACAAGAACGGCAATAAGCGCAGGAATAACCGTGTCAGCCGTTATCTGGAGTATGAACCAAAGCAGTTTAAGGCGGGTGTGTTCTAA
- a CDS encoding DEAD/DEAH box helicase family protein, whose translation MELRPYQAEAKAAVFEQWDKGTLKTLLVLPTGCGKTIVFAKVAEDCVRQGYRVLILAHRGELLEQAADKIKKSTNLGCATEKAEQTCLGSWFRITVGSVQSMQREKRLSQFSEDYFNVIIIDEAHHCISDGYQKVLQHFPSAKVLGVTATPDRGDMRNLGEFFESLAYEYTLPKAIREGYLSPIKAMTIPLQLDLSGVSIQSGDFKAGDIATALDPYLHQIADEMMKYCRDRKTIVFLPLVKTSQKFKEILNEKGFKAAEVNGESKDRAEVLEAFDKGEYNVLCNSMLLTEGWDCPSVDCVIVLRPTKVRSLYSQMVGRGTRLCEGKSHLLLLDFLWHTERHELCHPADLICEKKEVARKMTENLEGTAGCPMDLEEAERKASEDVIAEREESLAKQLQEMRTRKKKLVDPLQFEMSIQAEDLSGYVPAFGWEMAPPSDKQKQELEKRGILPDEIDNAGKANLILDRLHKRQEEGLTTPKQIRCLEKYGFQHVGTWTFEAGKNMIDRIAACGWRGAPRGVDPRNYVPEN comes from the coding sequence ATGGAATTGAGACCGTATCAGGCAGAAGCGAAAGCAGCCGTATTTGAGCAGTGGGATAAGGGTACATTGAAGACACTTTTGGTACTGCCGACCGGCTGCGGAAAGACTATCGTGTTTGCAAAAGTCGCAGAAGACTGTGTGCGTCAAGGATACAGGGTACTGATCCTGGCGCACCGGGGCGAGCTCCTGGAACAGGCTGCGGATAAGATCAAGAAGAGCACGAACCTGGGATGTGCGACAGAAAAAGCAGAGCAGACCTGTCTGGGGAGCTGGTTCCGGATCACAGTAGGCTCTGTACAGTCCATGCAGCGTGAAAAACGCCTGTCCCAGTTTTCAGAGGATTATTTCAATGTGATCATCATTGATGAGGCCCATCACTGCATATCAGACGGATACCAGAAGGTGCTGCAGCATTTCCCGTCTGCAAAAGTACTGGGAGTGACTGCAACGCCTGACCGTGGCGATATGCGTAACCTGGGAGAATTTTTTGAGAGCCTGGCTTATGAATATACCCTTCCGAAAGCGATCAGGGAGGGTTATCTATCCCCGATCAAGGCCATGACGATCCCGCTGCAGCTGGATCTGTCCGGGGTATCCATCCAATCCGGTGATTTTAAAGCCGGTGACATTGCGACAGCCCTGGATCCGTATCTGCACCAGATCGCGGACGAGATGATGAAATACTGCAGGGACCGAAAGACGATCGTGTTCCTTCCACTGGTAAAGACCAGCCAGAAGTTCAAAGAGATCCTGAATGAAAAGGGGTTTAAAGCTGCGGAAGTCAATGGTGAGAGCAAAGACCGCGCAGAAGTCCTGGAAGCCTTTGATAAAGGAGAATACAACGTCCTGTGCAATTCCATGCTGCTGACGGAAGGCTGGGACTGCCCGTCCGTTGATTGTGTGATCGTGCTGCGTCCAACAAAGGTGCGCAGTCTTTACAGCCAGATGGTAGGACGCGGGACCAGACTGTGTGAAGGAAAGAGCCATCTATTGCTCTTGGATTTCCTCTGGCATACAGAACGCCATGAACTCTGCCATCCGGCGGACCTGATCTGTGAGAAGAAGGAAGTAGCCCGAAAGATGACGGAGAACCTGGAAGGAACAGCCGGATGCCCTATGGATCTGGAAGAGGCTGAGAGAAAAGCATCGGAAGATGTGATCGCAGAAAGGGAAGAATCCCTGGCAAAACAGCTCCAGGAGATGCGTACCAGAAAGAAGAAACTGGTGGATCCATTACAGTTTGAGATGAGCATACAGGCGGAAGACCTGTCCGGTTATGTCCCGGCTTTTGGCTGGGAGATGGCACCGCCTTCTGATAAACAGAAACAGGAGCTGGAAAAGAGAGGGATCCTTCCGGATGAGATAGACAATGCAGGAAAGGCAAACCTGATCCTGGACCGCCTGCATAAACGGCAGGAGGAAGGGCTTACCACACCGAAACAGATCCGGTGCCTGGAAAAATATGGTTTCCAGCATGTAGGGACATGGACGTTTGAGGCAGGAAAGAACATGATCGACCGGATCGCTGCGTGCGGCTGGAGAGGAGCCCCAAGAGGTGTGGACCCAAGAAATTATGTACCTGAAAATTAA
- a CDS encoding AAA family ATPase: MERSQYDLLEVLDHIEPAELDYQQWLNIGMALDLEGYSVDVWDNWSRRDPGRYHPGECQKKWKGFKGNGSPVTGGTIVQYAREQGWTPPYDPGHALGWEDTISSEEGVFIDRNWVEGKEVREPARFDPAKELIRYLETLFEAGENVGYVVKSWQKDDKWLPADKGSFDRTAGQLIEALSACGGDIGSVLGDYDPQAGAWIRFNPLDGKGVRNDNVTDFRYALVESDSMEIDKQHALIRELELPVACLVHSGKKSLHAIVKVDAADYGEYRKRVDYLYDICRKNGLEIDQQNRNPSRLSRMPGVLRGENKQFLIDTNIGKESWAEWKEWIESVNDDLPDPESLEDVWDSLPELAPCLIEGVLRQGHKMLIAGPSKAGKSFLQIEMCIAIAEGRKWLSWQCSQGRVMYVNLELDRASCLHRFRDVYQAMGIRPEHLDNIDIWNLRGKSRPMDKLAPMLIRRASKKNYIAIIIDPIYKVITGDENSADQMSNFCNQFDKVCTELGVAVIYCHHHSKGSQGSKKSMDRASGSGVFARDPDAMLDMIELELSEEALKQEENKAVCEACKQYLDSHFKWEDDLSQDDLCSSYQMLNYCENKLDVWQWANLQKMVEAARIRARSVTAWRIEGTLREFPKFPAVNAWFNYPVHTIDQVGILSDIQPETEKPPWKKGAEKNKKSAADRKTERRKALEEAVENGSFGDAPTLKEVAEFLGVSERTARDRVNEHGGYSIRDGVIHKEAECGED, encoded by the coding sequence ATGGAAAGAAGCCAGTATGACCTGTTGGAGGTCTTAGATCATATAGAGCCGGCTGAACTGGATTACCAGCAGTGGCTGAATATCGGCATGGCCCTGGACCTGGAAGGATACAGCGTGGATGTGTGGGACAACTGGAGCCGGAGAGATCCCGGCAGGTATCATCCTGGGGAATGCCAGAAAAAATGGAAGGGATTTAAGGGAAACGGATCCCCCGTGACCGGTGGGACGATCGTCCAGTATGCCAGGGAACAGGGGTGGACGCCGCCCTATGATCCGGGGCATGCCCTGGGCTGGGAAGATACCATTTCCAGTGAGGAAGGCGTGTTCATTGACAGGAACTGGGTGGAGGGAAAAGAGGTACGGGAACCGGCCCGTTTTGACCCGGCCAAGGAACTGATCCGGTATCTGGAGACCCTGTTTGAAGCAGGGGAGAATGTAGGCTATGTGGTAAAGAGCTGGCAGAAGGATGATAAATGGCTCCCTGCAGATAAGGGATCCTTTGACCGCACTGCAGGACAGCTGATAGAAGCACTTTCTGCCTGTGGCGGTGATATCGGCAGTGTCCTGGGGGATTATGATCCTCAGGCTGGTGCCTGGATCCGTTTTAACCCGCTGGATGGAAAGGGAGTAAGGAACGACAACGTGACAGACTTCCGTTATGCCCTGGTAGAGTCAGACAGCATGGAGATCGACAAGCAGCATGCGCTGATCCGGGAACTGGAACTTCCTGTGGCATGCCTGGTCCATTCCGGAAAGAAGAGCCTCCATGCCATTGTAAAAGTAGATGCCGCAGACTATGGGGAATACCGCAAGCGTGTGGACTATCTCTATGATATCTGCCGCAAGAACGGCCTGGAGATCGACCAGCAGAACCGGAACCCGTCCAGACTGTCCCGTATGCCAGGTGTGCTGCGTGGAGAGAATAAGCAGTTCCTGATCGACACCAACATCGGAAAGGAAAGCTGGGCTGAATGGAAGGAATGGATCGAGTCAGTCAATGATGACCTGCCGGATCCGGAGAGCCTGGAAGATGTATGGGACAGCCTGCCGGAACTGGCCCCGTGTCTGATCGAAGGGGTGCTGCGCCAGGGACATAAGATGCTGATCGCAGGGCCCTCTAAGGCGGGTAAATCCTTTTTACAGATAGAAATGTGCATTGCCATTGCAGAAGGCCGTAAATGGCTGTCCTGGCAGTGCTCACAGGGGCGTGTGATGTATGTGAACCTGGAACTGGACAGGGCAAGCTGCCTGCACCGTTTCAGGGATGTTTACCAGGCGATGGGGATCCGTCCGGAACACCTGGATAACATTGATATATGGAATTTAAGAGGCAAGTCCCGGCCCATGGATAAACTGGCGCCCATGCTCATCCGCAGGGCTTCCAAGAAGAATTACATTGCCATCATCATCGATCCGATCTACAAGGTCATCACAGGTGATGAGAACAGTGCAGACCAGATGTCCAATTTCTGTAATCAGTTCGATAAGGTCTGCACGGAGCTGGGCGTGGCCGTGATCTACTGCCATCACCATTCAAAAGGCAGCCAGGGCAGCAAGAAGTCCATGGACCGTGCTTCCGGTTCCGGTGTATTTGCCCGCGATCCAGATGCAATGCTGGATATGATCGAGCTGGAACTGTCCGAAGAGGCTCTGAAACAGGAAGAGAATAAAGCTGTATGTGAAGCGTGCAAACAGTATCTGGACTCCCATTTTAAATGGGAAGATGACCTGTCCCAGGATGATCTTTGCAGCAGTTACCAGATGCTCAATTACTGCGAAAACAAGCTGGATGTGTGGCAGTGGGCAAACCTTCAGAAGATGGTGGAAGCAGCCAGGATAAGGGCCAGGAGTGTTACAGCGTGGCGTATTGAAGGCACTTTAAGAGAGTTCCCGAAGTTTCCGGCAGTCAATGCGTGGTTCAATTATCCGGTCCATACCATTGATCAGGTAGGGATCTTGAGTGATATCCAGCCAGAGACGGAGAAACCACCGTGGAAAAAAGGAGCAGAAAAAAATAAAAAAAGCGCCGCTGATCGGAAGACAGAACGAAGAAAAGCATTGGAAGAAGCAGTTGAAAATGGCAGTTTCGGTGATGCCCCCACGTTGAAAGAAGTAGCAGAATTTTTGGGTGTATCGGAGCGAACAGCCCGTGACAGGGTGAATGAACATGGTGGATACAGCATCCGAGATGGTGTGATCCACAAAGAAGCGGAGTGCGGGGAAGACTAA
- a CDS encoding RusA family crossover junction endodeoxyribonuclease: MAMVPPTVTHQEKQVHVVKGKPVFYEPADLKAARQKLMGHLAGHRPEQPFDQGIRLMVKWCFPKGKHADGEYRITKPDTDNLQKLLKDCMTACGFWKDDALVAAEMAEKFWAEIPGIYVRIEEI, translated from the coding sequence ATGGCAATGGTGCCACCGACAGTGACACACCAGGAGAAGCAGGTACATGTGGTAAAAGGCAAGCCTGTTTTTTACGAACCGGCAGATCTGAAAGCTGCCAGGCAGAAACTGATGGGGCATCTGGCCGGACACAGACCGGAGCAGCCATTTGATCAGGGAATACGTTTGATGGTCAAATGGTGCTTCCCTAAGGGGAAACATGCAGACGGTGAATACCGGATCACAAAGCCAGATACAGACAATCTCCAGAAGCTTTTAAAAGACTGCATGACAGCTTGCGGCTTTTGGAAAGATGATGCCCTGGTAGCTGCAGAGATGGCAGAGAAGTTCTGGGCAGAGATCCCAGGGATCTATGTGAGGATAGAGGAGATATGA